One stretch of Mangifera indica cultivar Alphonso chromosome 9, CATAS_Mindica_2.1, whole genome shotgun sequence DNA includes these proteins:
- the LOC123224692 gene encoding YTH domain-containing protein ECT2-like: MPAFQPGYSSFGVDGPFSPGSVFQPSITSPGFYPNALPYGNFILSPYIWDPSLLVGDAVYGDNHSGHPEIRGSKPRISSANHTCAPYSKKSSQSEFTKPSEMKSSVPSGYSVQNQLKSSSKASQHGSIIQSDAPGKGHFPFAKYPLYNQGKGGMLYLNYYVNGKTNAQVWGGIEKTKTRSKGTSVSDFGLLSEQNHVPRITNAKGALVSGGNASGPLATDGNGSNNSIASLVRRDQYNRPDFPTKYDNAYFFVIKSYSEDDIHKSIKYNVWASTPNGNKRLDAAYEDAQSRIVEKGRKRPVFLFFSVNASGQFCGVAEMVGRVDLNKNMDFWQQDKWNGFFPVKWHIIKDVPNPQLRHIILENNDNKPVTNSRDTQEVQLKFSQGVEMLNIFKNYASKTSILDDFEFYESRQKMMQGKKARPSVPHFDHIQKADELTTSFKSVDLSSRENVEEPCKELTPIMGIVDDYQKPAAAWDCCKFEPHHCC, translated from the exons ATGCCAGCATTTCAGCCTGGCTACAGTTCATTTGGAGTAGATGGGCCATTTTCACCTGGCTCTGTGTTTCAACCATCCATTACTTCCCCAGGATTTTATCCAAACGCTCTTCCTTATGGAAACTTTATTCTCTCACCCTACATCTGGGATCCATCCTTGTTGGTTGGGGATGCAGTATATGGAGATAATCACAGTGGACATCCTGAAATACGTGGTTCTAAACCTCGTATATCTTCAGCTAATCATACCTGTGCTCCTTATTCCAAAAAATCATCACAGTCAGAGTTTACCAAACCATCAGAAATGAAGAGCTCTGTACCATCAGGCTACAGTGTGCAAAACCAATTGAAATCTTCAAGCAAG GCATCACAACATGGGTCGATTATCCAGTCGGATGCACCCGGAAAAGGACATTTCCCATTTGCAAAATACCCCTTGTATAATCAAGGGAAGGGTGGAATGCTCTATTTAAACTATTATGTTAATGGTAAAACAAATGCACAGGTTTGGGGTGGAATTGAAAAGACGAAAACAAGAAGCAAGGGCACCAGTGTTAGTGATTTTGGTTTGCTTAGTGAACAGAATCATGTTCCTAGGATAACAAATGCTAAAGGTGCTTTGGTATCTGGAGGCAATGCTTCTGGACCTTTGGCTACCGATGGGAATGGAAGCAACAACAGCATAGCTTCTCTTGTGAGGAGGGATCAATATAACCGTCCTGACTTCCCAACCAAATACGATAATGCGTATTTCTTTGTAATAAAATCTTATAGTGAAGATGACATTCACAAAAGCATCAAATACAATGTATGGGCTAGTACTCCCAATGGAAATAAGAGGCTGGATGCTGCATATGAAGATGCACAAAGTAGGATAGTTGAGAAAGGGAGAAAGCGTCCTGTGTTCCTTTTCTTTTCG GTAAATGCAAGTGGTCAGTTCTGTGGAGTTGCTGAGATGGTTGGCCGAGTGGATTTAAATAAGAATATGGATTTTTGGCAGCAGGATAAATGGAATGGGTTTTTCCCGGTTAAGTGGCACATTATAAAAGATGTTCCAAATCCGCAATTAAGACATATAATACTTGAAAATAATGACAATAAGCCTGTAACCAATAGCAGAGACACACAGGAGGTGCAGT TAAAATTTTCTCAGGGTGTTGAAATGTTAAACATTTTCAAGAACTATGCATCAAAGACATCTATACTGGACGATTTCGAATTTTATGAAAGTCGACAAAAGATGATGCAAGGAAAGAAAGCAAGACCTTCTGTGCCTCATTTTGATCATATACAG AAAGCAGATGAGCTAACCACCAGTTTCAAGTCAGTAGATTTATCTTCAAGGGAAAATGTTGAAGAACCTTGCAAGGAATTAACCCCCATTATGGGCATAGTGGACGATTACCAAAAACCAGCAGCTGCATGGGATTGCTGCAAATTTGAGCCTCATCACTGCTGCTGA